In the Streptomyces sp. 840.1 genome, one interval contains:
- a CDS encoding IclR family transcriptional regulator, with protein sequence MVDGKHLSATEALGSATKALDVLVLAYDRGEIGVTETARELGISRSTAHRVLVTLQRTGFLRHDPGQHGYSAGPQLVRMGLAAIAQLDVRRQARRPLEELSEKLQETVCLYSLDAAVVRLLDGVECRHVLRVSVPLGQEFPAHVTAAGKALLALRDPADIRATLPAALPAAAAGSITEWPLLEVELEEVRVRGWAADLEESAHDLHGVGVAIRNRIGEPLAAISVYAPAVRLREQDMPAVATALQETATTIARAE encoded by the coding sequence ATGGTGGATGGCAAGCATCTGTCGGCGACAGAGGCCTTGGGTTCGGCGACGAAGGCCCTGGATGTTCTAGTCCTGGCCTATGACCGGGGGGAAATCGGTGTTACCGAAACCGCCCGGGAACTCGGTATCTCACGTTCCACCGCACACCGCGTCCTGGTCACCCTGCAGCGCACGGGTTTCCTGCGTCACGATCCTGGCCAGCACGGATACTCGGCGGGGCCGCAGCTCGTACGCATGGGACTGGCCGCGATCGCCCAGTTGGACGTCCGGCGACAGGCGCGCAGACCCCTGGAGGAGCTCTCCGAGAAGCTGCAGGAGACGGTGTGCCTGTACTCCCTGGATGCGGCCGTCGTCCGACTACTCGACGGAGTCGAGTGCCGGCATGTCCTGCGCGTCAGCGTTCCGCTCGGACAGGAGTTCCCCGCCCACGTCACAGCGGCGGGCAAGGCCCTGCTCGCACTGCGCGACCCGGCAGATATACGCGCGACGCTCCCGGCCGCGCTCCCTGCCGCGGCGGCAGGAAGCATCACTGAGTGGCCGCTGCTTGAGGTGGAGTTGGAGGAAGTCAGAGTCCGGGGATGGGCGGCAGACCTCGAGGAAAGTGCACACGACCTGCACGGCGTCGGCGTGGCCATCCGCAATCGCATCGGGGAACCGCTCGCCGCGATCTCCGTGTACGCACCCGCCGTACGTCTGCGTGAACAGGACATGCCAGCGGTTGCCACAGCCCTGCAGGAGACCGCCACCACGATCGCCAGGGCAGAGTGA
- a CDS encoding helix-turn-helix transcriptional regulator, with the protein MTGGRARTAPPWSYAVDPEEWPDARIAGEPAAAVVQTIARRLAAALSERPELSLRALATQSNVGRQTIGDLLAGATWPDVLTVCRLERALGLALWPGSNATQCAHD; encoded by the coding sequence ATGACCGGAGGCCGAGCGCGCACAGCGCCGCCATGGAGCTACGCCGTCGATCCGGAGGAGTGGCCGGATGCCCGGATCGCCGGGGAGCCCGCCGCGGCGGTCGTCCAGACGATCGCCCGCCGACTCGCCGCCGCCCTCAGCGAGAGGCCGGAGCTTTCGCTGCGTGCACTGGCCACCCAGAGCAACGTCGGCAGACAGACCATCGGTGATCTGCTGGCGGGAGCCACCTGGCCGGATGTCCTGACGGTCTGTCGACTGGAGCGCGCCCTGGGCCTGGCGCTCTGGCCCGGATCGAATGCGACTCAATGTGCTCATGACTGA
- a CDS encoding M20/M25/M40 family metallo-hydrolase, with protein sequence MSETRAARTGSGESAENEVVDLCRDLIRIDTSNYGDHSGPGERAAAEYVAEKLAEVGLEPQIFESHKGRASTVARIEGEDSSKPALLIHGHTDVVPANAHDWTHHPFSGEIADGCVWGRGAVDMKDMDAMTLAVVRERMRSGRKPPRDIVLAFLADEEAGGTYGARFLVDKHPDLFEGVTEAIGEVGGFSFTVNENLRLYLVETAQKGMHWMRLTVDGTAGHGSMTNDDNAITELCEAVGRLGRHKWPVRVTKTVRSFLDELSDALGTPLDPEDMDATLAKLGGIAKMVGATLRNSAAPTMLGAGYKVNVIPGQATAHVDGRFLPGYEQEFLADLDRILGPRVKREDVHGDKALETDFDGSLVDAMQIALKAEDPIARAVPYMLSGGTDAKSFDDLGIRCFGFAPLKLPPELDFAGMFHGVDERVPVEGLKFGVRVLDRFIDNS encoded by the coding sequence GTGAGCGAGACCAGAGCGGCCCGCACCGGCTCGGGCGAGAGCGCCGAGAACGAGGTCGTGGACCTCTGTCGTGATCTGATCCGGATCGACACCAGCAACTACGGGGACCATTCGGGGCCGGGTGAACGGGCGGCCGCCGAGTACGTGGCGGAGAAGCTCGCGGAGGTCGGGCTGGAGCCGCAGATCTTCGAGTCCCACAAGGGCCGTGCCTCCACGGTGGCGCGGATCGAGGGCGAGGACTCCTCCAAGCCCGCGCTGCTGATCCACGGCCACACCGACGTCGTCCCGGCGAACGCCCACGACTGGACGCACCACCCCTTCTCGGGGGAGATCGCGGACGGCTGCGTGTGGGGCCGGGGCGCGGTCGACATGAAGGACATGGACGCGATGACCCTCGCGGTCGTGCGCGAGCGGATGCGCAGCGGCCGCAAGCCCCCGCGCGACATCGTGCTCGCCTTCCTCGCGGACGAGGAGGCGGGCGGCACCTACGGGGCCCGGTTCCTCGTCGACAAGCACCCCGACCTGTTCGAGGGCGTCACCGAGGCGATCGGGGAGGTCGGCGGCTTCTCCTTCACGGTCAACGAGAACCTGCGGCTCTACCTCGTGGAGACCGCGCAGAAGGGCATGCACTGGATGCGGCTGACCGTGGACGGCACGGCCGGCCACGGTTCGATGACCAACGACGACAACGCGATCACCGAGCTGTGCGAGGCGGTCGGGCGGCTCGGGCGGCACAAGTGGCCGGTGCGGGTGACCAAGACGGTGCGGTCCTTCCTGGACGAGCTGTCCGACGCGCTCGGCACCCCGCTGGACCCGGAGGACATGGACGCCACGCTGGCCAAGCTGGGCGGGATCGCCAAGATGGTCGGCGCCACCCTGCGCAACTCCGCCGCCCCCACCATGCTGGGCGCCGGCTACAAGGTGAACGTGATCCCGGGGCAGGCCACCGCGCATGTCGACGGCCGCTTCCTGCCGGGGTACGAGCAGGAGTTCCTGGCCGACCTCGACCGGATCCTCGGCCCGCGCGTCAAGCGTGAGGACGTGCACGGCGACAAGGCCCTCGAAACCGATTTCGACGGCTCCCTGGTGGACGCCATGCAGATCGCGCTCAAGGCGGAGGACCCGATCGCCCGCGCCGTCCCGTACATGCTCTCGGGCGGTACGGACGCGAAGTCCTTCGACGACCTCGGAATCCGCTGCTTCGGGTTCGCCCCGCTGAAGCTTCCGCCGGAGCTGGACTTCGCGGGCATGTTCCACGGTGTGGACGAGCGGGTACCGGTCGAGGGCCTGAAGTTCGGCGTCCGCGTTCTCGACCGTTTCATCGACAACAGCTGA
- the chpH gene encoding chaplin ChpH, giving the protein MIKKIVAAAAVTGGLVLAGAGMAVADSGAQGAAIGSPGVLSGNVVQVPVHVPVNVCGNTISVIGLLNPAFGNTCVNA; this is encoded by the coding sequence ATGATCAAGAAGATCGTCGCCGCTGCGGCTGTCACCGGTGGTCTGGTGCTCGCGGGTGCCGGAATGGCCGTCGCCGACTCGGGCGCCCAGGGTGCCGCGATCGGCAGCCCCGGCGTGCTCTCGGGCAACGTCGTTCAGGTTCCCGTCCACGTTCCCGTGAACGTGTGCGGCAACACGATCTCCGTGATCGGGCTGCTGAACCCCGCCTTCGGCAACACCTGCGTCAACGCCTGA
- a CDS encoding chaplin, producing MRQVTRKGLITMAAAGGVLALSGGYAHADAGASGGATNSPGVLSGNSVQIPVEVPVNVCGNSVSVVGLINPTFGNSCKNGSGGAAAGRTGSSAGTSGNHASGSRTSGGHAAQDSGRGMREGTGKHRAVPTGNGGGATAQGYTQGSPGLLSGNQVQAPIDIPVNACGNSIDIVGLLNPTFGNSCENESTPEVTPPVTPPVTPPVTHHETPPTPGPRTVPNAPEPQSMPEGTPQLAHTGSGGLDLLIPASAGLLLAGAGTVLYRRGRAAA from the coding sequence ATGCGACAGGTCACGCGTAAAGGCCTGATCACCATGGCGGCTGCGGGCGGCGTGCTCGCGCTCAGTGGCGGTTACGCGCACGCCGACGCGGGAGCGTCCGGCGGCGCAACGAATTCCCCGGGGGTGCTTTCAGGGAATTCGGTACAGATTCCGGTCGAGGTGCCGGTGAACGTTTGCGGTAACTCCGTGAGCGTGGTCGGACTGATCAATCCGACCTTCGGGAACAGCTGCAAAAACGGTTCTGGTGGTGCGGCCGCAGGCCGGACCGGATCGTCCGCGGGTACGTCGGGCAACCACGCGTCGGGCAGCCGGACCAGCGGCGGCCACGCGGCGCAGGACAGCGGCCGGGGGATGCGGGAGGGCACCGGCAAGCACCGCGCCGTCCCCACCGGCAACGGCGGCGGGGCGACGGCGCAGGGATACACGCAGGGCTCACCCGGTCTGCTGTCGGGCAACCAGGTCCAGGCCCCCATCGACATCCCGGTGAACGCGTGCGGGAACAGCATCGACATCGTCGGTCTGCTGAACCCCACCTTCGGCAACTCGTGCGAGAACGAGAGCACGCCGGAGGTCACCCCTCCGGTTACGCCGCCGGTGACTCCTCCGGTCACCCACCACGAGACACCGCCGACGCCCGGCCCCCGCACCGTCCCGAACGCGCCGGAGCCGCAGAGCATGCCCGAAGGCACCCCGCAGCTCGCACACACCGGATCGGGTGGGCTCGACCTGCTGATCCCGGCCAGTGCGGGTCTGCTGCTGGCAGGCGCCGGCACGGTGCTGTACCGCCGCGGCAGGGCCGCCGCCTAG
- a CDS encoding DUF5703 family protein, translated as MPEYEFVDVYVPRGVSRKETTRLLTDHAEYGHWELDRLTLRLDGSRRVRLRRRIIRQLRATW; from the coding sequence ATGCCGGAATACGAATTTGTCGACGTGTACGTGCCGCGCGGGGTGTCCCGGAAGGAGACGACCCGCCTGCTGACCGACCATGCCGAGTACGGGCACTGGGAGTTGGACCGACTGACGCTGCGCCTGGACGGCAGCCGCCGGGTGCGGCTGCGGCGACGGATCATCCGCCAGCTGCGGGCCACCTGGTGA
- a CDS encoding helix-hairpin-helix domain-containing protein, whose product MTALPRGESPGPSATDDDVVADAPAPVPAEEATAGTDEAAEEATGEAADEPAGDTTDDSGADPEADGSADGDTAAAPALSEAETELAAQRELLERIEKRKAEKDGPIPAGTKLSGPAADLLAAVRAVESGEKPGAAFFDSPAPAAPRRTVPAPARERAPEPVSAPQGAAPEAIAAVAAVLAAGGAPGSLAAPAAGTLGTHAAEALRDDPWQLLSLPGVGPEQADGFARALLGAECGPDDERRTAALIGWLLERAALQGHTALDAAEVRAALVGRAVTDPVAAVLHAVSEGVALVFHDGPEDEGDEDEEAAEPAEGREAGPETDGAPQEPAQVLLGLDRYALAEESLADGLARLVNACEKDADWSQAASSAPSPSAAELIRAASAHGLVAHTGGEAARAEPAALIAAAAGLGLRALGAAHSVDGARRLAEAVGDASAAVTLAGLLAGTEGPGRDEEGALAVDLLVVLDAPQVDVETGAMLVEALADGTRLVLSGDPGVLGSAGAGRVFADVLAAGACPQIVSRTPDPGPIGELVSGIGIGELNQVAAPGREVVIVPVRDAGEAVHRTVQLVADSVPRAIGVPSSDTQVITVGHGGSAGTRALNEALKQRLNPGPGRFGGFDPGDRVAHVPAPGRTVPGVVVSADAEGLHLDCAGTPVVVPQERVEASVRHAWALSAHQAAGMRWPAVVVVLPGDAAQGLSRPWVYTAFSRGERHLSVVHGVDQALPHAVAQSPAQDRTTRLRTLLEASDG is encoded by the coding sequence GTGACTGCGCTTCCCCGGGGGGAATCCCCCGGCCCCTCGGCAACCGACGACGACGTCGTCGCGGACGCCCCCGCGCCCGTCCCGGCCGAGGAGGCCACCGCAGGGACCGACGAAGCGGCCGAAGAGGCGACCGGAGAGGCGGCTGACGAGCCGGCCGGCGACACGACGGACGACAGCGGCGCCGACCCGGAGGCCGACGGGAGCGCCGACGGTGACACCGCCGCCGCCCCGGCCCTCTCCGAGGCCGAGACCGAGCTGGCCGCCCAGCGCGAGCTGCTGGAGCGGATCGAGAAGCGCAAGGCCGAGAAGGACGGCCCCATCCCCGCCGGTACGAAGCTGAGCGGCCCGGCCGCCGACCTGCTGGCTGCCGTGCGCGCCGTGGAGAGCGGCGAGAAGCCCGGAGCCGCGTTCTTCGACTCCCCCGCGCCTGCCGCCCCCCGCCGGACCGTCCCCGCCCCGGCCCGGGAGCGGGCCCCCGAGCCCGTCAGCGCGCCCCAGGGGGCCGCTCCCGAGGCCATCGCGGCCGTGGCCGCCGTGCTGGCCGCCGGCGGCGCCCCCGGGAGCCTGGCCGCCCCGGCGGCCGGCACGCTCGGCACACACGCGGCCGAAGCCCTGCGCGACGACCCCTGGCAGCTGCTCTCCCTCCCCGGCGTCGGACCCGAGCAGGCCGACGGCTTCGCACGGGCGCTGCTGGGCGCGGAGTGCGGTCCGGACGACGAGCGGCGCACCGCGGCCCTGATCGGCTGGCTGCTGGAGCGCGCGGCGCTGCAGGGCCACACCGCGCTGGACGCGGCGGAGGTACGGGCCGCGCTCGTCGGACGGGCGGTGACCGACCCCGTGGCCGCCGTGCTGCACGCCGTCTCCGAGGGTGTCGCCCTGGTCTTCCACGACGGCCCGGAGGACGAGGGAGACGAGGACGAGGAGGCCGCGGAGCCGGCCGAGGGCCGCGAGGCGGGCCCCGAGACCGACGGGGCCCCGCAGGAGCCGGCACAGGTGCTGCTGGGCCTGGACCGCTACGCCCTGGCCGAGGAGAGCCTCGCAGACGGGCTGGCCCGGCTGGTGAACGCCTGCGAGAAGGACGCCGACTGGTCGCAGGCCGCCTCGTCGGCGCCCTCGCCCTCGGCCGCCGAGCTGATCCGTGCCGCCTCGGCCCACGGGCTCGTCGCGCACACCGGCGGCGAGGCGGCCAGGGCCGAGCCCGCCGCGCTGATCGCCGCGGCGGCGGGCCTCGGCCTGCGGGCCCTGGGTGCCGCCCACAGCGTGGACGGCGCCCGGCGGCTGGCCGAGGCGGTGGGCGACGCGTCGGCGGCCGTCACGCTGGCCGGGCTGCTCGCCGGTACCGAGGGCCCCGGACGAGACGAGGAGGGGGCGCTCGCCGTCGACCTGCTCGTCGTGCTGGACGCCCCGCAGGTCGACGTCGAGACCGGCGCGATGCTGGTGGAGGCCCTCGCGGACGGGACGCGTCTGGTGCTCAGCGGCGATCCGGGGGTGCTGGGGTCGGCGGGCGCGGGCCGGGTGTTCGCCGATGTGCTGGCCGCCGGCGCGTGCCCGCAGATCGTCTCCCGTACGCCGGATCCCGGTCCGATCGGCGAGCTGGTCTCCGGCATCGGCATCGGGGAGCTGAACCAGGTGGCGGCGCCGGGCCGCGAAGTGGTGATCGTGCCCGTGCGTGACGCGGGCGAGGCGGTGCACCGCACGGTGCAGCTGGTGGCCGACTCGGTGCCGCGCGCGATCGGCGTGCCGTCGTCCGACACCCAGGTGATCACCGTGGGGCACGGCGGCTCGGCGGGCACCCGGGCACTGAACGAGGCGCTCAAGCAGCGGCTCAACCCCGGCCCCGGCCGGTTCGGCGGTTTCGACCCCGGTGACCGGGTCGCCCATGTCCCCGCACCGGGCAGGACGGTTCCCGGCGTGGTCGTCTCGGCCGACGCCGAGGGCCTGCACCTGGACTGTGCGGGTACTCCGGTCGTCGTGCCGCAGGAGCGGGTGGAGGCGTCCGTGCGCCACGCCTGGGCGCTCAGCGCCCACCAGGCGGCCGGGATGCGGTGGCCCGCGGTGGTCGTCGTACTCCCGGGTGACGCGGCGCAGGGGCTCAGCCGCCCCTGGGTCTACACCGCCTTCAGCAGGGGTGAGCGGCACCTGTCGGTGGTGCACGGAGTGGACCAGGCGCTGCCGCACGCGGTCGCCCAGTCCCCCGCGCAGGACCGCACGACCCGGCTGCGCACCCTGCTGGAAGCCTCCGACGGGTGA
- a CDS encoding aldo/keto reductase has translation MEQRHLGRTGLRVSRIGLGTLTWGRDTDEHDAAEQLKAFWEVGGTLVDTADVYGGGESEYLLGRLVEGLVPRGDLVIATKAGSVPDPYRRFDGSRGHLLAALDASLARLGTDYVDLWQVHAFDPVTPLDETLQALDLAVSSGRARYAGVSNFCGWQLAKAATWQLAAPGVRTRLASTQMEYSLLQRGVEREVLPAALDLGVGLLPSSPLGRGVLTAKYRTGTPADSRGASELLAPFVEPYLDDPASRIVDAVATAADGLATTPLQVALAWVRDRPGVVAPIVGARNAHQLAEALSVETLSLPDEICRALDDVSAPVHRYPDQDWSTL, from the coding sequence ATGGAACAGAGGCATCTGGGCCGCACCGGCCTTCGAGTGTCCCGGATCGGGCTCGGCACCCTCACCTGGGGCCGGGACACCGACGAGCACGACGCTGCCGAGCAGCTGAAGGCCTTCTGGGAGGTGGGCGGCACCCTGGTCGACACGGCGGACGTGTACGGCGGCGGCGAGTCCGAGTACCTGCTGGGGCGCCTCGTCGAGGGCCTGGTACCTCGCGGTGATCTGGTCATCGCGACCAAGGCCGGCAGCGTGCCCGACCCGTACCGCAGGTTCGACGGCTCGCGCGGGCATCTGCTCGCCGCCCTCGACGCCTCACTGGCCCGGCTGGGCACGGACTACGTGGACCTGTGGCAGGTGCACGCCTTCGACCCGGTGACGCCGCTGGACGAGACGCTCCAGGCGCTGGACCTGGCGGTGTCCAGCGGGCGCGCCCGCTACGCGGGGGTGTCGAACTTCTGCGGCTGGCAGCTGGCCAAGGCCGCGACCTGGCAGCTGGCCGCACCGGGCGTGCGGACCCGCCTCGCCAGTACGCAGATGGAGTACTCGCTGCTGCAACGCGGCGTGGAGCGCGAGGTGTTGCCGGCTGCGCTCGACCTCGGGGTGGGGCTGCTGCCGTCCTCGCCGCTGGGCCGGGGCGTGCTGACCGCCAAGTACCGCACCGGCACCCCGGCGGACTCGCGCGGCGCCTCGGAGCTGCTGGCCCCGTTCGTCGAGCCGTATCTCGACGACCCCGCGAGCCGCATCGTGGACGCGGTGGCGACCGCCGCCGACGGGCTGGCAACGACACCGCTCCAGGTGGCGCTCGCCTGGGTGCGGGACCGGCCGGGCGTGGTGGCCCCGATCGTCGGCGCGCGCAACGCGCACCAGCTCGCGGAGGCTTTGTCAGTGGAGACGCTTAGTCTTCCTGACGAGATCTGCCGCGCGCTCGACGATGTGTCGGCGCCCGTGCACCGCTATCCCGACCAGGACTGGAGCACGCTGTGA